In Methanomicrobium antiquum, one DNA window encodes the following:
- a CDS encoding heparan-alpha-glucosaminide N-acetyltransferase encodes MSDGIRDQGSRYLEIDGVRGIAILMMVIFHLVFDLGYFGIFPVSTSSGFWRYFGLSTASLFLLIVGVSFSLSYARTADMISGWQLYRKFLYRGAGIFALGILVTLGTWWYLGEGYVIFGILHLIGISIILAPFFYRFGASNLLTGGICILIGLAIGNITGPAWLLPLGIHPAPFWSVDYTPLFPWFGVVLIGMGVGSLLYPDGMRRFSLPFSLPGWSSVLEFAGKHSLVIYLVHQPIIILLLLVFTGKVPV; translated from the coding sequence ATGTCTGACGGGATACGGGATCAGGGATCGCGGTACCTGGAAATCGATGGTGTCCGCGGCATCGCGATCCTGATGATGGTGATTTTTCATCTCGTCTTTGATCTCGGGTATTTTGGTATCTTCCCGGTCAGTACCAGCAGCGGGTTCTGGCGGTATTTCGGACTGTCAACGGCATCGTTATTCCTTTTGATTGTGGGTGTGTCGTTCTCCCTGAGCTATGCCCGGACCGCTGACATGATATCCGGCTGGCAATTGTACCGAAAGTTCTTGTACCGGGGTGCGGGGATCTTTGCACTCGGTATCCTGGTCACGCTGGGAACCTGGTGGTATCTTGGTGAAGGATATGTCATCTTCGGCATCCTGCACCTCATTGGGATCTCGATCATCCTGGCACCATTTTTTTACCGGTTCGGTGCATCCAACCTGCTGACGGGAGGAATCTGTATCCTGATCGGACTCGCGATCGGGAATATTACCGGACCTGCCTGGCTGCTCCCGCTCGGGATCCATCCGGCACCATTCTGGTCTGTTGATTATACACCGCTCTTTCCCTGGTTCGGCGTGGTGTTAATAGGTATGGGCGTGGGTTCCCTCTTGTACCCGGACGGTATGCGAAGGTTTTCTCTACCGTTTTCGTTGCCGGGATGGAGTTCGGTACTGGAATTTGCCGGAAAACACTCTCTGGTGATCTACCTGGTGCACCAGCCAATTATTATTCTTCTCCTGCTGGTTTTCACGGGAAAGGTCCCGGTTTGA
- a CDS encoding winged helix-turn-helix transcriptional regulator yields MKKSLSVNDKFCFCPLSGVLDIIAKKWALLIVAILGNEGEKGFNELKRELGSISPKPLSDTLKSLERIGLVSKKVLETSPPAVKYSLTPDGRELRKHLIPMLIWVSERGGQDMPGCPIRARNNSPETGETSKGN; encoded by the coding sequence ATGAAGAAATCCCTATCTGTAAATGATAAATTCTGTTTCTGCCCGCTGTCCGGGGTCCTCGATATCATAGCGAAGAAATGGGCACTTTTGATAGTTGCTATCCTTGGTAACGAAGGTGAGAAGGGATTTAATGAACTCAAAAGAGAACTCGGTTCTATCAGTCCAAAGCCACTCTCGGATACCCTGAAAAGTCTTGAACGAATCGGGCTTGTGAGCAAGAAAGTTCTGGAAACTTCGCCGCCGGCCGTGAAGTACTCGCTCACTCCCGATGGCAGGGAATTGCGGAAGCATCTGATCCCGATGCTGATCTGGGTCTCAGAACGGGGTGGGCAGGATATGCCGGGCTGTCCGATACGGGCGCGAAATAATTCCCCTGAAACAGGGGAAACTTCAAAGGGTAATTAA
- a CDS encoding winged helix-turn-helix transcriptional regulator encodes MKKPPAVNDNICFCPLSGILDIIAKKWALLIVAILGNEGEKGFNELKRDLGSISPKPLSDTLKNLERIGLVSKKVLETSPPTVNYSLTPDAGLGLRTGRAGYAGLSNTGEK; translated from the coding sequence ATGAAGAAACCTCCAGCTGTAAATGATAATATCTGTTTCTGCCCGCTGTCCGGGATCCTCGATATCATAGCGAAGAAATGGGCACTACTGATAGTTGCTATTCTTGGTAACGAAGGTGAGAAGGGATTTAATGAACTCAAAAGAGATCTCGGCTCTATCAGCCCGAAACCACTCTCCGATACCCTGAAGAATCTTGAACGAATCGGGCTTGTGAGCAAGAAAGTTCTGGAAACCTCGCCGCCGACCGTGAATTACTCGCTCACTCCCGATGCTGGTCTGGGTCTCAGAACGGGGCGGGCAGGATATGCAGGGCTGTCCAATACGGGCGAGAAATAA
- a CDS encoding type II toxin-antitoxin system HicB family antitoxin: MFRFLIVVEKADSNYSAYSPDIPGCVATGKTREEAEKNMHEAIAFHIEGLKEDRLPIPEGKSSASWVLV; this comes from the coding sequence ATGTTTAGGTTTCTGATTGTTGTTGAGAAGGCGGATTCCAACTATTCCGCATATTCCCCGGATATACCCGGATGTGTTGCGACAGGAAAAACCCGTGAAGAGGCGGAGAAGAATATGCACGAGGCGATTGCATTTCATATCGAAGGTTTAAAGGAAGACCGTCTTCCAATCCCCGAAGGTAAATCTTCTGCGTCCTGGGTTCTGGTTTAA
- a CDS encoding winged helix-turn-helix domain-containing protein: protein METTQDGPPGISELKDEISELRMELRRFMTTSGRQHIDSILNELKADYADLFREQQMKTAGSDLFAHMVNDCAMREKCYGVFLDFLRNTSRHIEDGNVSEEIVNSYRDELKNLRSKGPSDKCDTCFSEVSRLFEKQVDLMESLGIYSKVKDEDKTRDIDDAKAVKEVLEPLANIQRFQILKSLTTQTRTFSEISHITGLRGGNLLFHIKKLADSEMIFQRHERGDYMITKKGYKTMNSIFELSRQLENI from the coding sequence ATGGAGACAACACAGGATGGCCCGCCCGGTATCAGCGAACTGAAGGACGAGATATCCGAACTCAGGATGGAACTCAGGAGGTTCATGACAACCTCCGGCCGTCAGCATATCGATTCGATACTTAATGAGCTGAAAGCTGACTATGCAGATCTGTTCAGAGAACAGCAGATGAAGACCGCCGGAAGCGATCTTTTTGCACACATGGTTAACGACTGTGCTATGCGGGAGAAATGCTACGGGGTATTTTTGGATTTTCTCAGAAACACTTCCAGGCACATAGAAGACGGAAATGTCTCCGAAGAGATAGTAAATTCATACCGGGACGAACTGAAGAACCTCAGAAGCAAAGGACCTTCGGATAAATGCGACACCTGCTTTTCGGAGGTCAGTCGTCTGTTTGAAAAGCAGGTTGACCTGATGGAATCACTTGGAATATATAGCAAGGTCAAAGATGAAGATAAGACCCGGGATATCGATGATGCAAAAGCTGTCAAAGAGGTCCTCGAACCTCTTGCAAACATCCAGAGGTTCCAGATCCTAAAATCACTTACCACTCAGACGAGAACATTCTCGGAGATCTCACATATAACAGGACTCCGTGGCGGAAACCTCCTCTTTCACATAAAAAAACTGGCCGATTCGGAAATGATCTTTCAGAGGCACGAGCGGGGAGATTATATGATCACAAAAAAAGGTTACAAAACGATGAATTCAATTTTTGAATTGTCCAGACAACTTGAAAATATTTGA
- a CDS encoding cupin domain-containing protein, whose translation MAEFSEAMKGAGRKDKRAGLLGEVLNLKELLQYQDGTVASRMIVSNKSGSITLFSFDEDEGLSEHTAPFDAVVTILDGECEVWVAGETHMMKEGDTIIFPANVPHALSAVTKFKMMLTMIKEA comes from the coding sequence ATGGCAGAGTTCAGTGAAGCAATGAAGGGTGCCGGAAGGAAGGACAAACGTGCCGGTCTTTTGGGAGAGGTCCTGAATTTAAAGGAGCTTTTGCAGTACCAGGACGGAACTGTTGCAAGCAGGATGATAGTCAGCAACAAATCCGGAAGCATAACTCTTTTTTCATTTGACGAAGACGAAGGTCTCTCGGAGCATACTGCACCGTTTGATGCGGTTGTGACTATTCTCGACGGCGAATGCGAAGTCTGGGTTGCCGGAGAGACCCATATGATGAAGGAGGGCGATACGATAATATTCCCGGCGAACGTGCCCCATGCCTTATCGGCAGTGACAAAGTTTAAGATGATGCTTACAATGATCAAAGAGGCTTAG
- a CDS encoding NAC family transcription factor — MSSEDGDYCSICGGIPPDKITTKKILIDGKATGIENLDFILENVRELNLKNDKEIVKEIMVRVKKFNYVPTKKENLYADALLKEYLKV, encoded by the coding sequence ATGTCATCAGAAGACGGAGACTATTGTTCTATCTGCGGCGGAATTCCGCCTGATAAGATAACCACAAAAAAGATCCTAATCGACGGGAAGGCAACAGGTATAGAAAACCTTGATTTCATCCTGGAGAATGTCCGTGAATTAAACCTGAAAAACGATAAGGAGATTGTTAAAGAGATAATGGTCAGGGTTAAAAAATTTAATTATGTTCCGACAAAGAAGGAGAATCTCTATGCGGATGCTCTTTTAAAAGAATATCTGAAAGTATAG
- a CDS encoding heavy metal translocating P-type ATPase — protein sequence MGHACSHKDEEGGYEGKWYGFPPLRNALIAGVIAGTGMILGHLGIITGLYENLFFLIAIPIGAYHWVREGLEDLIHEHAIDIEMLMIAATLGAIILGLWDEAATLVILYAAAEGVEHITYARTRSSIRKLLDLAPKEAVRIRNGTEEVVLADQLQVGDIFLVKPGAGIPTDGIIVKGRSSINEAAVTGESIPAEKQEGMKVFAATLNVDGALEVRATATFKDNTLMKMIHMVEEAQEQKGKMQTFIEKFGRKYTPAILFVSLILIVVPPLFGIPFNELAIRGVVLLIAAAPCALVMSTPVAVAAGIGSAGKRGILIRGGIHLENLGKTKAVAFDKTGTLTTGTPAVTDIIALNGDEPEVLRIAYTVERYSDHPIAWAIIKRAETEGIKAHGAVGESALPGQAATAIIDGTPWFAGRPEYFTGTAMDAETQRTTEKFRAEGKTVIFVGTQENVIGIIAVRDQVRPNAKAMIDELHTMGVATVMLTGDNGVTAKAVAADLGIDDIRADLKPEDKTAAIISLKETYGTVVMIGDGINDAPALARATVGMAMGTIGTDAAIEAADVALMADDLSKVPEAIAFGQKALSVSNQNIVFSVAVLAILIPGALLGVLGVTLAVIFHEASELLAVGNGLRVAKR from the coding sequence ATGGGTCATGCATGTTCACATAAAGATGAAGAAGGAGGTTATGAGGGGAAATGGTACGGTTTTCCTCCGCTCCGTAATGCGCTGATTGCCGGAGTGATTGCCGGAACCGGAATGATACTCGGCCACCTGGGAATTATCACGGGTCTGTACGAGAACCTGTTTTTCCTCATCGCTATTCCTATCGGTGCGTATCACTGGGTGAGAGAAGGATTAGAAGACCTGATCCACGAGCACGCGATCGACATCGAGATGCTGATGATCGCCGCAACGCTTGGGGCAATTATACTCGGGCTCTGGGACGAAGCCGCAACGCTGGTCATCCTGTACGCCGCAGCCGAAGGCGTGGAGCATATCACGTACGCACGGACACGCTCATCGATTCGGAAACTGCTGGACCTTGCGCCGAAGGAGGCAGTTCGGATCCGAAACGGGACAGAAGAGGTGGTTTTGGCTGATCAGCTCCAGGTTGGGGACATATTCCTGGTCAAACCCGGCGCCGGCATCCCCACAGATGGCATCATTGTAAAAGGTCGGTCCAGTATCAATGAGGCGGCTGTCACCGGTGAATCGATACCCGCAGAGAAGCAGGAGGGCATGAAAGTCTTTGCTGCAACCCTGAATGTCGATGGCGCCCTTGAGGTACGGGCAACCGCGACGTTTAAGGACAATACCCTTATGAAGATGATCCACATGGTCGAGGAGGCGCAGGAGCAGAAGGGAAAGATGCAGACCTTCATCGAGAAGTTCGGGCGGAAGTATACCCCGGCGATCCTCTTTGTATCCCTCATTCTTATCGTTGTCCCGCCGTTATTCGGCATACCGTTCAACGAGCTTGCAATCCGTGGTGTTGTACTCCTTATTGCGGCTGCGCCCTGCGCACTGGTGATGTCCACACCGGTCGCGGTTGCGGCAGGTATCGGATCTGCCGGAAAACGCGGCATTCTCATCAGGGGCGGCATCCACCTGGAGAACCTTGGGAAGACAAAGGCGGTCGCATTTGACAAAACCGGGACGCTTACGACCGGAACTCCGGCAGTGACCGATATCATCGCGCTGAATGGAGATGAACCTGAGGTCCTCCGGATCGCATACACGGTCGAGCGCTACTCCGATCACCCGATCGCCTGGGCAATTATAAAGCGGGCAGAGACTGAAGGCATCAAAGCGCATGGGGCGGTGGGCGAAAGCGCCCTTCCCGGCCAGGCCGCTACAGCAATCATTGACGGGACGCCATGGTTTGCCGGAAGACCGGAGTATTTCACCGGTACAGCAATGGATGCAGAAACACAGCGTACAACCGAAAAATTCCGTGCTGAAGGAAAGACAGTAATATTCGTAGGAACGCAGGAGAACGTCATCGGCATCATTGCCGTACGGGACCAGGTCAGGCCTAATGCAAAGGCCATGATCGATGAACTCCACACTATGGGTGTTGCAACCGTCATGCTGACCGGCGACAACGGGGTTACGGCAAAAGCAGTAGCAGCGGACCTCGGAATCGACGACATCCGTGCAGACCTGAAACCGGAGGACAAAACCGCTGCAATCATCTCTCTTAAAGAGACGTACGGGACGGTCGTCATGATCGGCGACGGCATCAACGATGCTCCGGCCCTTGCCAGAGCCACGGTCGGTATGGCAATGGGGACTATAGGCACCGATGCGGCAATCGAGGCGGCCGATGTGGCACTCATGGCTGACGACCTTTCCAAAGTTCCGGAGGCCATCGCATTCGGTCAAAAAGCCCTGTCAGTATCAAACCAGAACATCGTCTTCTCGGTTGCCGTGCTCGCCATCCTTATCCCTGGTGCCCTGCTCGGGGTTCTCGGGGTGACCCTTGCGGTGATATTCCACGAGGCGTCTGAACTGCTCGCGGTAGGCAACGGCCTCCGGGTTGCGAAGCGGTAA
- a CDS encoding IS1634 family transposase, translating into MPSIDGFIEGSNTSLAHYGLVAGAYDKLEIGELIDELIPKTKSHIVTHGQIVKSLVINGLAFIDRRLYLHPVFFKDVPTERFFGKGIEPGHFNDDTLGRTLDRIYEYGPTELFNQIVIKRLLKDDYGIHCIHVDTTNFSVYGDYDSNFDSRNMEITFGHPKDGRNDLKRFVLGMASDNRGVPVFLQTFSGNESDKKAIIEMIDKLRKNLISSHKVYHIADNAFYTKANLQEMGDHTFWISRVTNSIGEAKEFLSLDETLQECEDNRYSYAEKISDYAGIKQKWVLYSSNEMQKQKLKKYEIMLQKNILDETKSLKKMKAREFACEADAFQEAEKWISERRRYRYSSIEVCPVSKRNDGKKGRPKKDECLFQVYKIRAEIEHDPEFVKTEKSKLGRFILATNDDKMDPDTLLSEYKNQYKVERGFRFLKDKSFRIGEVFLKKESRIQALAMIMVLCLFIYSLVEFELRKKLQDSKETVTSQTNKQTERPTLKWVFFGFRRVRELRFSVEGQTKIVITNMEEELWKILRLMGRDYEKYYFPKFCCGM; encoded by the coding sequence ATGCCTTCAATAGATGGATTCATAGAGGGTTCAAACACATCACTTGCTCATTATGGTCTTGTTGCCGGTGCTTATGACAAGCTTGAAATCGGTGAGCTCATCGACGAACTTATTCCTAAAACAAAATCACATATTGTCACTCATGGTCAGATTGTAAAATCACTTGTTATTAACGGTCTGGCATTCATTGACAGGCGGCTTTATCTTCATCCTGTGTTCTTCAAAGACGTTCCAACAGAGCGTTTCTTTGGTAAAGGAATTGAACCCGGGCATTTCAATGATGATACACTGGGACGGACTCTCGATAGAATCTATGAATATGGACCTACTGAATTATTCAATCAAATTGTGATAAAAAGACTGCTGAAGGATGATTATGGAATCCACTGTATTCATGTGGATACTACAAATTTTAGCGTTTACGGGGACTATGATAGTAATTTCGATTCACGGAATATGGAGATAACATTTGGTCATCCTAAAGACGGCAGAAACGATCTCAAACGATTTGTACTCGGAATGGCTTCAGATAATCGGGGAGTTCCAGTCTTTCTCCAGACATTTTCAGGTAATGAATCAGATAAAAAAGCAATTATTGAGATGATAGATAAACTGAGGAAAAATCTTATTTCATCTCATAAAGTCTACCATATTGCCGATAATGCCTTTTACACTAAGGCAAATCTTCAGGAGATGGGCGATCACACTTTCTGGATAAGCAGAGTTACAAACTCGATTGGAGAGGCGAAAGAATTCCTGAGCTTGGATGAAACTTTACAGGAATGTGAAGATAATAGATATTCATATGCAGAAAAGATCTCAGATTATGCAGGTATAAAACAAAAATGGGTTCTGTACAGCTCAAATGAAATGCAAAAGCAGAAGCTTAAAAAATATGAGATAATGCTTCAGAAAAATATTTTAGATGAAACGAAATCTCTTAAAAAGATGAAAGCACGTGAATTTGCTTGTGAGGCAGATGCATTTCAGGAGGCTGAAAAATGGATCTCGGAGAGGAGAAGATACAGATATTCTTCAATTGAAGTCTGTCCAGTCTCAAAGCGGAATGACGGGAAGAAAGGACGACCAAAAAAAGATGAGTGTTTATTTCAGGTTTATAAAATTCGGGCTGAAATTGAACACGATCCAGAGTTTGTGAAAACGGAGAAGAGTAAGTTAGGAAGGTTCATTCTGGCAACAAATGATGATAAAATGGATCCTGATACATTGCTCAGTGAATACAAGAATCAATACAAGGTTGAGCGGGGTTTTAGATTCCTTAAGGATAAGTCATTTAGAATTGGAGAGGTATTTTTAAAAAAGGAGTCCAGAATTCAGGCTCTGGCAATGATTATGGTACTTTGTCTGTTCATATATTCCCTCGTGGAGTTTGAATTGAGAAAGAAACTGCAGGATTCCAAAGAGACTGTGACCAGCCAGACTAATAAGCAGACAGAAAGGCCGACGCTGAAGTGGGTGTTCTTTGGATTTAGGAGAGTTCGTGAACTTAGGTTCAGTGTTGAAGGCCAGACTAAAATCGTAATTACAAACATGGAAGAGGAGTTGTGGAAGATCTTAAGGCTTATGGGCAGGGATTATGAAAAATATTATTTCCCAAAATTTTGCTGCGGAATGTAA
- a CDS encoding MTH865 family protein: MTEEKELSVKDQIHAQITGALAGAKFPIPTPEDLIAAFPNGADTTCCAGDLKMAAGEAGKLLKPADFPFKSAKDVADVIVTRAGL, encoded by the coding sequence TTGACTGAAGAGAAAGAACTTTCAGTAAAGGATCAGATCCATGCCCAGATCACCGGTGCTCTCGCTGGTGCAAAGTTCCCGATCCCAACACCTGAAGATCTTATCGCTGCGTTTCCAAACGGAGCGGATACAACGTGCTGTGCCGGTGACCTGAAGATGGCCGCAGGGGAAGCCGGGAAGCTGCTAAAACCTGCTGATTTCCCGTTTAAAAGTGCAAAAGATGTCGCGGATGTCATTGTCACAAGAGCCGGGCTCTGA
- the hcp gene encoding hydroxylamine reductase yields the protein MFCYQCEETLNGKGCTKKGICGKDEETANLIDLLIYLCKGISVRNVPAMENGAGNPDAGKFIMDSLFTTLTNVNFDKDRYYQLISEAIAIRDKIPKAAGSEHDACTWKPKDKSEVEEKAKLVGVLLTENEDVRSLRELLVYGLKGVSAYYHHAAILGFTDDEIPAFVQKGLASTLKDLSVDEMTGLVLECGGVGVKTLELLDRAHTTTFGKPEITTVKTTVRDRPGILITGHDLLDLKMLLEQTKGTGVDVYTHGEMLPAHGYPAFKGIENLVGNYGRSWWHQKEEFESFNGPVLITTNCIVPPKDSYKDRVYTTSVVGYPGLKHIKADEKGHKDFSALIEQAKKCSPPEAVGNESDLITGCAHDAVLALAGPVTDAIKNGAIRRFIVMAGCDGRHREREYYTEFAKALPADTVILTAGCAKYRYNSLGLGDIGGIPRVLDAGQCNDSYSLVVIAKALAEAFGVDINELPVSYNIAWYEQKAVLVLLALLNLGIKNITIGPVLPAFVSPAVLDVLVKNFGLGKNSTVEEDLKKMVPQ from the coding sequence ATGTTCTGTTATCAGTGCGAAGAAACGCTAAACGGAAAAGGATGTACGAAAAAGGGTATCTGTGGAAAGGACGAAGAGACTGCGAATTTAATCGATCTTCTGATATATCTGTGCAAAGGAATATCGGTCAGAAATGTCCCGGCAATGGAGAATGGCGCCGGAAACCCTGATGCGGGAAAATTCATTATGGACTCGCTTTTTACGACCCTTACAAATGTCAATTTCGATAAAGACCGCTACTATCAGCTTATCAGTGAGGCTATTGCAATCAGGGACAAAATACCAAAAGCTGCCGGTTCTGAACATGACGCCTGTACATGGAAGCCAAAAGACAAATCCGAAGTCGAAGAAAAGGCAAAACTGGTCGGAGTCTTATTAACAGAAAACGAGGATGTGAGATCCCTTCGCGAACTTTTAGTCTACGGGCTTAAGGGAGTCTCCGCTTACTATCATCATGCGGCAATACTTGGGTTTACCGATGATGAAATCCCTGCATTCGTCCAGAAAGGTCTTGCATCAACTCTTAAAGATCTGAGCGTAGATGAGATGACCGGACTTGTTTTGGAGTGCGGCGGAGTAGGGGTTAAGACACTCGAACTTCTTGACAGGGCACATACAACCACATTTGGAAAACCTGAGATTACAACTGTAAAGACTACCGTCAGGGATCGCCCGGGAATTCTAATAACCGGACATGATCTATTAGACCTGAAGATGCTTCTTGAGCAGACAAAAGGAACGGGAGTTGATGTCTATACTCACGGAGAGATGCTTCCGGCGCACGGCTACCCGGCATTTAAGGGAATTGAAAACCTTGTCGGAAACTACGGACGTTCGTGGTGGCACCAGAAAGAAGAGTTCGAATCGTTCAACGGTCCGGTTCTGATAACGACAAACTGTATTGTTCCGCCAAAGGACTCATACAAAGACCGCGTATATACAACAAGTGTTGTGGGATATCCCGGATTAAAGCACATAAAAGCTGATGAGAAAGGGCACAAGGATTTCTCGGCATTAATTGAGCAGGCGAAGAAGTGCAGCCCGCCTGAAGCTGTCGGAAACGAAAGCGACCTGATTACAGGCTGTGCACATGACGCTGTTTTAGCTCTTGCAGGCCCTGTTACAGATGCAATCAAAAACGGTGCAATCAGACGGTTCATCGTTATGGCCGGCTGTGACGGAAGGCACAGGGAGCGTGAGTATTATACAGAGTTTGCAAAAGCCCTCCCCGCAGACACTGTAATACTAACGGCTGGTTGTGCGAAATACCGCTACAACAGCTTAGGTCTTGGAGATATCGGCGGAATCCCGCGTGTTCTTGATGCAGGCCAGTGTAATGACAGCTACTCGCTTGTTGTAATCGCAAAAGCACTTGCGGAAGCATTCGGCGTTGACATAAACGAGCTTCCGGTATCATACAATATCGCATGGTACGAGCAGAAAGCGGTTCTTGTCCTTCTTGCCCTCTTAAATCTCGGAATCAAAAATATCACTATCGGACCTGTTCTTCCGGCATTTGTCTCGCCGGCGGTTCTTGACGTTCTGGTGAAGAATTTCGGCCTTGGAAAGAACAGCACGGTTGAAGAAGATCTTAAAAAGATGGTTCCCCAATAA
- the artA gene encoding archaeosortase A, which yields MTEILILLAFIAFIIFLVARRGKKYAAIAGWTLIAVNLLIEVPGYITLDNYLYLAIAVLSVPFLAITIRELLADSPILMQLSNAAAVGTLIYVPFAFIPLFRDALISIVVQQIVWLLHIFGRDAQIEGWNIITRNGFSTEIILACTGITAIAILLGVAAGYRDLSIRQRVYAFLLVVPTIYILNLLRVAGVIIAWSEQWFAFIPDPTGTTEFGAGYGSFFWAHNVFAEVLSLGVLIAITLALFRIIPGLADFTRELVNLYLNEARALIRYGGEQRSGPE from the coding sequence ATGACAGAAATTCTGATCCTCCTGGCATTTATCGCGTTCATCATTTTCCTCGTAGCAAGGCGTGGGAAAAAGTATGCTGCCATCGCCGGCTGGACGCTCATCGCAGTCAATCTCCTGATCGAAGTTCCCGGGTATATCACGCTGGATAATTATCTGTACCTGGCAATAGCAGTCCTGTCGGTACCGTTTCTCGCAATCACCATCCGGGAGCTTCTCGCTGACAGTCCGATCCTGATGCAACTGTCAAATGCGGCTGCTGTCGGCACACTCATCTATGTCCCGTTTGCGTTCATCCCCCTGTTCCGGGATGCACTTATCTCGATCGTCGTCCAGCAGATTGTCTGGCTGCTTCATATCTTTGGCCGGGATGCACAGATTGAAGGATGGAACATCATCACGCGAAACGGGTTTTCAACTGAGATCATCCTTGCCTGCACCGGGATCACCGCAATTGCAATCCTGCTCGGGGTCGCGGCAGGTTACCGGGATCTCTCGATCAGACAGAGGGTGTACGCATTCCTCCTCGTAGTTCCCACCATCTATATCCTCAACCTCCTCCGGGTTGCGGGCGTGATCATTGCATGGTCGGAACAGTGGTTTGCTTTCATCCCCGACCCGACCGGCACTACCGAGTTCGGGGCAGGTTATGGGAGTTTCTTCTGGGCGCATAACGTCTTTGCTGAGGTCCTGTCGCTGGGAGTTCTTATCGCTATAACCCTGGCTCTTTTCAGGATTATCCCGGGACTTGCTGATTTCACCCGGGAACTGGTGAATCTTTACCTCAACGAAGCCCGGGCATTAATCCGATACGGGGGAGAGCAAAGGAGCGGACCTGAATAA
- a CDS encoding winged helix-turn-helix transcriptional regulator, with protein sequence MDQSCTVYQTVRYLTKKWTLLIVLELYKGENYTRRFSELKESIPGITSKLLSERLKELEEENIIKRQVDSRSFPVKTEYSLTESGNEIIGIISDIKKWALKWKIENVACGDQDCRECIL encoded by the coding sequence ATGGATCAGTCATGCACAGTATATCAGACCGTCCGCTATCTTACGAAGAAATGGACACTTCTCATCGTTCTTGAACTCTACAAGGGAGAAAATTACACCCGGAGATTTTCTGAATTAAAGGAATCAATCCCCGGAATAACATCAAAGCTGCTCTCAGAACGGTTAAAGGAGCTTGAAGAGGAGAATATTATTAAACGGCAGGTTGACTCAAGGTCATTTCCCGTTAAGACCGAATATTCCTTAACAGAGAGCGGGAATGAGATAATCGGCATAATTTCTGATATAAAAAAATGGGCGCTTAAATGGAAGATAGAAAATGTTGCCTGCGGAGATCAGGACTGCCGGGAGTGTATTCTATGA